The proteins below are encoded in one region of Coffea arabica cultivar ET-39 chromosome 4c, Coffea Arabica ET-39 HiFi, whole genome shotgun sequence:
- the LOC113738995 gene encoding major allergen Pyr c 1-like, whose product MGVTTFNEEYTSPIAPARLFKASIVDSHNLVPKLMPQALKSIEITQGNGGAGSIKQINFVEGSHFGSLKYQIDELNEQTYTYNHTLIEGGSLTENLEKITYEVKFEPTSEGGTVSKVTSKYYTKGDFSLKEEDIKAGKEKVEGMYKAVEAYLLENPDAYA is encoded by the exons ATGGGTGTTACAACTTTCAATGAGGAATACACTTCCCCAATTGCCCCTGCAAGGCTTTTCAAAGCATCCATTGTAGACTCCCACAATTTGGTCCCAAAACTTATGCCACAAGCCCTAAAAAGCATTGAAATCACACAGGGTAATGGTGGAGCTGGAAGCATTAAGCAAATTAACTTTGTTGAAG GCAGCCATTTTGGCTCTTTGAAGTACCAAATTGATGAGCTCAATGAACAGACCTACACATACAACCACACTCTGATTGAAGGCGGCTCATTGACAGAAAACCTTGAGAAAATCACTTATGAGGTCAAGTTTGAGCCGACTTCAGAAGGTGGAACTGTCTCCAAGGTGACTAGCAAATACTACACTAAAGGAGATTTCTCACTCAAAGAAGAGGACATCAAGGCAGGCAAAGAAAAAGTTGAGGGAATGTACAAGGCTGTGGAGGCCTATCTCCTTGAAAATCCTGATGCCTATGCCTAA
- the LOC113738996 gene encoding major allergen Pru ar 1-like codes for MGVTTLNEESTSPIAPKRIFKASIVDSHNLIPKLMPQVIKSIEITQGNGGAGSIKQINFAEGSHFKSLTYQIDELNQETYTYNYTLIEGGALTENLEKITYEVKFEPTPEGGSVSKVTSKYYTKGDFSLKEEDIKAGKEKVVGMYKVVEAYLIENPDAYA; via the exons ATGGGTGTTACAACTTTGAATGAGGAATCTACTTCCCCAATCGCCCCTAAAAGAATCTTCAAAGCCTCCATTGTAGACTCCCACAATTTAATCCCAAAACTCATGCCACAAGTCATTAAGAGCATTGAAATCACCCAGGGTAATGGTGGAGCAGGAAGCATTAAGCAAATTAACTTTGCTGAAG GCAGCCATTTTAAATCTTTGACGTACCAGATTGATGAGCTCAACCAAGAAACTTACACCTACAACTACACATTGATTGAAGGCGGTGCATTGACAGAAAACCTTGAGAAAATCACTTATGAGGTCAAGTTTGAGCCAACTCCAGAAGGTGGTTCTGTCTCCAAGGTGACTAGCAAGTACTACACCAAAGGAGATTTCTCACTCAAAGAAGAAGATATCAAAGCAGGCAAAGAAAAAGTTGTGGGAATGTACAAGGTTGTGGAGGCCTATCTCATCGAAAATCCTGATGCCTATGCCTAA